A section of the Virgibacillus sp. NKC19-3 genome encodes:
- a CDS encoding glycine betaine uptake BCCT transporter has protein sequence MKKVTVVFWVTMAMIVALSIVGSLIPDAFEDISSTIMDFVSVHFGWYYLLIVSLFLVFCLYLVFSQYGKIKLGKQDDKPEFSYPSWFAMLFSAGMGIGLVFFGVASPVSHYIKTPPTADPGTSKALEDALRVTFFHYGIHAWAIYAVIGLVLAYFIFRQGKRGLISATLEPIFGDKMEGIWGKVIDVIAVFATVVGVATTLGFGATQINGGLTYLLDIDNAFWVQLVIILIVTVLFMISSYVGLSKGMKYLSNANMGLAGILFLGTLILGPTLYILNSLTDAVGSYIQQLPAESLRLSPNDPDEQQWVLDWTVFFWAWWIAWAPFVGIFIARVSKGRTIREFVLGVLIVPSVISFLWFAIFGISGIQAQKDGSDIAALPDEQALFGTFDQLPLGMVLSIVALLLIATFFITSADSATFVLGMQTTNGSLSPPQIVKFTWGIAQSAIAAVLLYTGGLQALENALISAALPFSLIMLLMIFSFYKALVKDKKQEKQRKHF, from the coding sequence ATGAAAAAGGTAACTGTGGTTTTTTGGGTAACAATGGCAATGATAGTAGCCCTATCTATTGTGGGCTCCCTGATCCCTGATGCTTTTGAAGACATTTCAAGTACTATTATGGATTTTGTATCTGTTCACTTTGGTTGGTATTATTTATTAATTGTGTCGTTATTCCTCGTGTTTTGTTTATATTTGGTTTTCAGTCAATACGGGAAGATTAAGCTTGGAAAACAGGATGACAAACCGGAATTCAGTTATCCCTCATGGTTTGCGATGCTATTTAGTGCAGGTATGGGTATTGGTCTTGTCTTTTTCGGTGTAGCCTCGCCTGTCTCCCATTATATAAAAACACCACCTACCGCAGATCCAGGTACAAGCAAGGCCTTAGAGGATGCGTTGCGCGTTACATTTTTTCACTATGGCATACATGCATGGGCAATCTATGCGGTTATTGGTTTAGTGCTCGCCTATTTTATATTCCGTCAGGGGAAACGCGGTTTAATAAGCGCTACACTGGAACCTATTTTTGGAGATAAAATGGAAGGCATCTGGGGTAAGGTGATTGATGTCATTGCTGTGTTTGCGACTGTTGTTGGTGTAGCTACTACCCTTGGTTTTGGGGCTACACAGATCAATGGAGGCCTGACGTACCTGCTAGATATTGATAATGCGTTCTGGGTGCAGTTAGTTATTATTTTAATCGTAACTGTTTTATTCATGATTTCCTCTTATGTTGGTCTTAGTAAAGGAATGAAATACTTAAGTAATGCCAATATGGGTCTAGCCGGGATCTTATTCCTGGGAACGCTAATTCTGGGGCCAACACTGTACATCCTGAATTCACTTACAGATGCAGTCGGGTCGTATATTCAACAATTACCTGCTGAAAGTCTTCGTCTATCACCGAATGATCCGGATGAGCAGCAATGGGTTTTGGACTGGACGGTCTTTTTCTGGGCATGGTGGATTGCCTGGGCACCATTTGTCGGTATCTTCATTGCGCGTGTATCCAAAGGGCGTACAATTCGGGAATTTGTATTAGGCGTCCTTATTGTGCCTTCTGTCATCAGTTTCCTATGGTTTGCAATATTCGGGATATCCGGCATTCAAGCACAAAAAGATGGCTCAGATATTGCAGCACTTCCGGATGAGCAGGCATTATTTGGCACGTTTGATCAATTGCCGCTGGGCATGGTTCTATCCATTGTTGCCCTTTTGCTAATCGCAACCTTTTTTATAACATCAGCGGACTCCGCCACTTTTGTTCTGGGCATGCAAACGACAAATGGTTCCCTTTCTCCACCGCAAATAGTTAAGTTCACGTGGGGCATTGCTCAATCGGCGATTGCAGCTGTACTTCTTTATACTGGTGGACTGCAAGCACTTGAAAACGCATTAATATCAGCAGCACTTCCATTCTCACTTATCATGTTGCTTATGATTTTTTCGTTTTATAAAGCATTGGTGAAAGATAAGAAGCAAGAAAAACAAAGAAAACATTTCTAA
- the yabG gene encoding sporulation peptidase YabG codes for MSVTTGELVTRKSYNNDLLFRVASVKKDSVNLYGEDIRLQADAPISDLLQVQARELEKRRQKGKEQEEFSYRLFRQDYQLMREKREYQSTDGYLYNANYFQLPAKVLHLDGDQHYLRKCIELYQRMGLQVHGVHLHEKDMPVEIGALVERIQPNIIVITGHDSFSKNKGIKGDLRAYRNSKYFAETVREARRANPHLDQLVIFAGACQSHFESMIRAGANYASSPLRINIHALDPVFIAAKIAYTPFMEKVSVWDALRNTLTGDKGMGGVETRGLLRTGLPYVEDKSEESTE; via the coding sequence ATGAGCGTTACAACCGGGGAATTAGTAACACGCAAATCATATAATAATGACCTGCTTTTTCGAGTTGCTTCAGTAAAAAAAGATAGTGTTAATTTATATGGGGAGGACATTCGCTTGCAGGCTGATGCCCCAATTAGCGACCTCCTGCAGGTGCAAGCCAGAGAACTGGAAAAACGGCGGCAAAAAGGAAAGGAACAAGAGGAATTTTCCTACCGTTTATTTCGACAAGATTACCAGTTAATGCGGGAAAAACGGGAATATCAATCAACGGATGGTTATCTCTACAATGCGAATTATTTCCAACTACCAGCGAAAGTGCTTCATTTGGATGGTGATCAACATTACTTACGAAAATGTATCGAATTATATCAACGGATGGGGTTGCAGGTACATGGTGTGCATTTGCATGAAAAAGACATGCCAGTTGAGATAGGTGCTTTGGTTGAGCGAATTCAACCGAACATCATTGTGATAACCGGACACGATTCCTTTTCCAAAAACAAAGGCATTAAAGGTGACCTTCGAGCGTACCGGAATTCCAAATATTTTGCTGAAACCGTAAGAGAGGCAAGACGCGCGAATCCGCATTTGGATCAGCTTGTGATATTCGCGGGGGCATGCCAATCTCATTTTGAATCCATGATACGTGCAGGTGCTAACTATGCAAGCTCTCCACTACGTATCAATATCCACGCACTTGATCCTGTTTTTATTGCCGCCAAAATTGCATACACACCATTTATGGAAAAAGTTAGTGTCTGGGATGCCCTAAGAAATACATTAACAGGTGATAAAGGGATGGGCGGTGTAGAAACAAGAGGCTTATTGAGAACGGGTTTACCATATGTAGAAGATAAATCGGAAGAATCAACGGAATAA
- the veg gene encoding biofilm formation stimulator Veg, with protein sequence MAKTLIEIKQGLECQVGKRLKLKANGGRRKTIERSGILAEMYPSVFVVELDQDENAFERVSYSYADVLTETVEISFPDDRTAIS encoded by the coding sequence GTGGCTAAAACATTAATCGAAATTAAGCAAGGTCTTGAGTGTCAAGTCGGAAAACGTTTGAAATTAAAAGCTAACGGCGGAAGAAGGAAAACGATTGAACGGTCTGGCATATTAGCTGAAATGTATCCTTCTGTTTTTGTTGTCGAGCTAGACCAAGACGAAAATGCATTCGAACGTGTTTCATATAGCTATGCAGACGTACTAACAGAAACGGTAGAAATAAGCTTTCCTGATGATAGAACGGCGATATCATAA
- a CDS encoding small, acid-soluble spore protein, alpha/beta type yields MARRRGIMSDQMKEEIAKELGFYDTVKQEGWGGIKAKDAGNMVKRAIEMAEQNMQEKDRP; encoded by the coding sequence ATGGCTAGACGTCGAGGAATCATGTCAGACCAGATGAAAGAAGAAATTGCCAAAGAGTTAGGATTTTACGACACGGTAAAGCAAGAGGGCTGGGGAGGCATCAAGGCAAAAGATGCTGGCAACATGGTGAAACGAGCAATTGAAATGGCCGAGCAAAACATGCAGGAAAAGGACAGACCCTAA
- the ispE gene encoding 4-(cytidine 5'-diphospho)-2-C-methyl-D-erythritol kinase — protein sequence MVLFEKAPAKINLSLDVLSKRDDGYHNVEMIMTTIDLADRITLRSINRDRIEVSLESRFVPSDERNLAYKAANAFKQKYGIKTGVHIHIEKSIPVSAGLGGGSTDAAAVLRGMNRLWKLDIPTSELATIGATIGSDVPFCVYGNTAIAKGRGEIIEPLSSPPSCWVVLAKPDIGVSTRTIFQRIQVEGLSHPNTSAIMDALRQKHFHKMCAHIGNVLEDITLAVYPEVQRIKCRMEQAGASGVLMSGSGPTVYSLVEHQSKAQRIYNGMRGFCEEVYLVRLLG from the coding sequence ATGGTTCTTTTTGAAAAGGCGCCGGCAAAAATCAACTTATCGCTCGATGTGCTAAGTAAACGGGATGACGGTTATCATAATGTGGAAATGATCATGACCACCATCGACTTAGCAGATCGTATTACATTGCGCTCCATCAACCGGGATCGAATTGAGGTTTCGCTTGAGAGTAGATTTGTGCCAAGTGATGAGCGGAATTTGGCGTATAAAGCTGCAAATGCTTTTAAACAGAAGTACGGAATAAAAACAGGGGTGCATATTCATATCGAAAAAAGCATTCCCGTGTCAGCTGGACTTGGTGGTGGTAGTACGGATGCTGCGGCTGTGCTACGAGGAATGAATCGTTTGTGGAAGTTGGACATCCCTACAAGTGAGTTGGCAACGATTGGAGCAACGATTGGCTCTGACGTTCCTTTTTGTGTATACGGTAATACGGCAATCGCGAAAGGACGGGGAGAAATAATCGAGCCACTATCCTCTCCGCCTTCCTGTTGGGTTGTATTAGCCAAACCGGATATCGGCGTTTCAACCCGAACCATTTTTCAGCGGATTCAAGTAGAAGGACTCTCACACCCCAATACCAGTGCAATTATGGATGCACTTAGGCAAAAGCATTTTCATAAGATGTGCGCCCATATTGGGAATGTACTGGAGGATATTACATTAGCCGTCTATCCGGAAGTGCAGCGGATTAAATGTAGAATGGAGCAGGCAGGAGCCTCAGGCGTTCTTATGAGTGGCAGCGGGCCGACGGTATACAGTTTGGTTGAGCATCAAAGTAAAGCACAGCGTATTTATAATGGCATGCGGGGATTCTGTGAAGAGGTATACTTAGTGCGTCTGTTAGGATAA
- the purR gene encoding pur operon repressor, with protein MKRSNRLVSLTNFFLENPREHRQLPYFADVYESSKSSLSEDLDIINEVFQREELGFLERTSGASGGVRYIPEFSREKSIQFIQELRRKLEDPSRILPGGYLYMSDILGDPGQTREIGRVFASAFARQPIDVIVTVATKGIALAYAVASFLDVPVVIVRRDPKVTEGSSVSINYVSGSSRKIQTMVLPKRSLKEGANVCIIDDFMKAGGTITGMINLLEEFDANVKAIGVLAEADDDEEDRVVEEYTSLVKITNVDMRRKYIEVHPGNFTDR; from the coding sequence ATGAAAAGAAGCAATCGGTTAGTTTCATTGACGAACTTTTTTCTGGAAAATCCGAGAGAACATAGGCAGCTTCCTTATTTTGCTGATGTATATGAATCATCCAAGTCATCACTAAGTGAAGATTTGGATATTATTAATGAGGTTTTCCAGCGTGAAGAGCTTGGATTTCTGGAAAGAACCTCCGGCGCATCCGGAGGGGTTCGGTATATTCCTGAGTTTTCACGTGAAAAAAGTATTCAATTTATTCAAGAACTTCGCCGCAAGTTGGAGGATCCATCACGAATACTCCCGGGCGGTTATCTATACATGAGTGATATCCTGGGGGACCCGGGGCAAACGAGAGAGATCGGTCGTGTATTTGCATCCGCATTTGCGCGCCAACCTATTGATGTCATAGTTACAGTTGCTACCAAAGGAATAGCCTTAGCATATGCTGTTGCATCTTTTCTCGATGTTCCTGTTGTGATTGTTCGCCGAGATCCCAAAGTTACAGAAGGATCGTCTGTAAGCATTAATTATGTTTCCGGGTCATCACGTAAAATACAAACAATGGTACTCCCGAAGAGAAGTCTGAAGGAAGGAGCGAATGTTTGTATTATTGATGATTTCATGAAAGCTGGTGGAACCATTACAGGAATGATCAATTTACTGGAAGAGTTCGATGCAAATGTAAAGGCAATTGGCGTACTGGCTGAAGCGGATGATGATGAAGAGGATCGTGTCGTTGAAGAGTATACTTCCCTAGTTAAAATAACCAATGTTGATATGAGAAGGAAATATATTGAAGTCCATCCAGGAAATTTCACTGATCGTTAG
- the spoVG gene encoding septation regulator SpoVG: MEVTDVRLRRVNTEGRMRAIASITLDGEFVVHDIRVIDGNNGLFVAMPSKRTPDGEFRDIAHPINSGTRAKIQDAVLEEYRHSGKVKEEYEEAGAS, encoded by the coding sequence ATGGAAGTAACTGACGTAAGATTACGCCGCGTTAATACGGAAGGAAGGATGCGAGCAATTGCATCCATTACGTTGGATGGGGAATTTGTTGTACATGATATCCGCGTTATTGATGGAAATAATGGACTATTTGTTGCAATGCCTTCCAAGCGCACCCCTGATGGTGAATTCAGGGATATTGCACATCCGATCAATTCAGGGACTCGCGCAAAAATTCAAGATGCTGTATTAGAAGAATATCGCCATTCAGGAAAGGTTAAAGAGGAATATGAAGAAGCCGGCGCCTCCTGA
- the glmU gene encoding bifunctional UDP-N-acetylglucosamine diphosphorylase/glucosamine-1-phosphate N-acetyltransferase GlmU, producing MTKRYAVILAAGQGTRMKSKLYKVLHPVLGRPMVQHVIDQIKAVQLDQMVTVVSRGADRVVEHIGSDSAFVIQEEQLGTGHAVIQAEDVLKDKEGTTMVVCGDTPLISTETYQALFEHHEKEGASATILTTKTKEPSGYGRVIRSETNEVERIVEHKDANANERLVEEINTGTYCFDNQALFSALKEISNDNVQGEYYLPDVIEVLRGRQEKVSAFITPDFEETLGINDRLSLAQAEKIMKHRINAKHMRNGVAIIDPDHTYIHPDVVIKPDAVIHPGTILTGATTIESDAEIGPHSEVNNCYVGSDSVIKQSVTANSKIGERVKIGPYAHIRPESAIENDAKVGNFVEIKKATIGTGSKVSHLSYMGDAQIGNNVNVGCGTITVNYDGKHKYLTTIEDDSFIGCNSNLIAPVTIGADSYVAAGSTITKDVPAASLSVARARQTNKEGYATKLKNRQND from the coding sequence ATGACGAAACGATATGCTGTTATTCTTGCAGCAGGACAAGGGACCAGAATGAAATCCAAGCTCTATAAAGTACTTCACCCAGTACTGGGGCGTCCGATGGTTCAGCATGTCATTGATCAGATAAAAGCGGTTCAACTTGATCAAATGGTTACGGTTGTCTCGCGTGGTGCGGATAGAGTAGTCGAACATATAGGAAGTGACAGTGCGTTCGTGATCCAGGAGGAGCAACTCGGAACAGGACATGCTGTCATACAGGCAGAAGATGTATTAAAAGATAAAGAAGGCACAACGATGGTGGTTTGTGGAGATACACCGCTGATAAGCACCGAAACCTATCAAGCCCTTTTTGAACACCATGAGAAAGAAGGAGCCAGTGCTACCATTTTAACGACAAAGACGAAAGAGCCCTCTGGATATGGAAGAGTCATTCGCAGTGAAACGAATGAAGTTGAGCGTATAGTGGAACACAAAGATGCGAATGCGAATGAACGACTTGTAGAGGAGATTAATACAGGTACATATTGCTTTGATAACCAAGCTCTTTTTTCAGCGTTAAAGGAAATATCCAATGATAATGTGCAAGGTGAATATTATTTACCTGATGTGATCGAAGTGTTGCGTGGTAGGCAGGAGAAAGTATCGGCCTTTATAACACCGGACTTTGAAGAAACATTAGGAATTAATGACCGCTTGAGCTTGGCTCAGGCAGAAAAAATAATGAAGCATCGGATTAATGCGAAGCATATGCGTAATGGCGTTGCGATTATAGACCCGGATCATACATATATTCATCCGGATGTTGTCATCAAGCCGGATGCAGTAATCCACCCAGGGACAATCCTAACAGGTGCAACTACCATTGAGTCAGATGCTGAGATTGGACCGCATAGTGAGGTCAATAATTGTTATGTTGGCTCAGATTCAGTCATCAAACAGAGCGTCACTGCGAATAGCAAAATCGGAGAACGTGTGAAAATTGGCCCTTATGCGCATATTCGACCGGAATCTGCCATTGAAAATGATGCGAAGGTCGGTAACTTCGTTGAAATTAAAAAGGCGACAATCGGGACAGGTAGTAAGGTCTCCCATTTAAGTTATATGGGTGATGCACAAATTGGAAACAATGTAAATGTCGGTTGTGGTACAATAACAGTGAACTATGATGGAAAGCATAAATATTTAACAACCATTGAAGATGATTCATTTATCGGTTGTAATTCCAATTTAATTGCACCTGTAACCATTGGAGCCGACTCCTATGTTGCTGCAGGATCAACGATTACAAAGGATGTTCCTGCGGCGTCTCTGTCCGTTGCCAGAGCAAGACAGACCAATAAAGAAGGATATGCTACAAAACTGAAAAACAGACAAAATGATTAA
- a CDS encoding ribose-phosphate diphosphokinase: MVSSYKDPSLKVFTLNSNRQLAEEIAEHIGTTLGECTVKHFSDGEIQINIEESVRGHDVYVVQSTSAPVNQHMMELLIMIDALKRASASSINIVMPYYGYARQDRKARAREPITAKLVADLFETAGADRVITLDLHAPQIQGFFDIPIDHLQGVPILAEYFKEKNFEDVIVVSPDHGGVTRARKMADRLKAPIGIIDKRRPRPNVAEVMNIVGNIEGKTAILIDDIIDTAGTMTLAANALVENGAKEVYACSTHPVLSSPAIDRIDNSQLKELIVTNSIPLPEEKRSAKIKELSVAPLISEAIVRVHELQSVSILFD; the protein is encoded by the coding sequence ATGGTGTCCAGCTATAAGGATCCATCTTTAAAAGTATTCACATTGAATTCAAACCGCCAGTTAGCAGAAGAAATAGCCGAACATATTGGAACAACACTTGGAGAATGCACAGTGAAGCATTTCAGTGATGGCGAAATTCAGATTAATATTGAAGAAAGTGTTCGTGGGCATGATGTTTATGTTGTACAATCGACAAGCGCTCCGGTTAATCAGCACATGATGGAACTGCTGATTATGATCGATGCATTAAAGCGAGCATCAGCAAGTTCTATTAATATTGTTATGCCATATTATGGGTATGCAAGGCAGGATAGAAAGGCCAGAGCACGTGAGCCCATCACCGCTAAGTTAGTAGCTGATTTATTTGAAACAGCCGGTGCGGATCGTGTGATTACACTTGATTTGCATGCACCACAGATACAAGGTTTTTTCGATATACCAATCGACCATCTGCAAGGCGTTCCAATTCTCGCGGAATACTTTAAAGAGAAAAATTTTGAGGATGTTATTGTTGTCTCCCCGGATCATGGCGGGGTTACGCGAGCAAGGAAGATGGCCGATCGTTTGAAGGCACCAATAGGCATTATCGATAAACGCCGTCCGCGTCCGAATGTTGCTGAAGTTATGAATATTGTGGGTAATATTGAAGGCAAGACAGCAATCTTAATTGATGATATTATAGATACTGCTGGAACCATGACTTTAGCAGCAAATGCTTTAGTAGAAAACGGGGCCAAAGAAGTATATGCATGCTCTACCCACCCGGTACTATCTTCTCCGGCAATTGATCGAATTGATAATTCACAATTGAAAGAGTTGATTGTTACGAATTCGATCCCACTACCGGAAGAGAAACGCAGTGCGAAAATCAAAGAATTGTCTGTTGCACCACTTATCTCAGAGGCAATCGTACGTGTCCATGAATTGCAATCTGTGAGTATCCTGTTTGATTAA